A portion of the Ricinus communis isolate WT05 ecotype wild-type chromosome 10, ASM1957865v1, whole genome shotgun sequence genome contains these proteins:
- the LOC8259161 gene encoding WAT1-related protein At5g07050, whose protein sequence is MEGNGCLGSFIQRCKPYIAMISLQFGYAGMNIITKVSLNRGMSHYVLVVYRHAFATLAIAPFALVLERKVRPKITFPMFMQIFVLGLLGPVIDQNFYYAGLKFTSPTFSCAMSNMLPAMTFVMAVLCRMEKVDIKKVRCQAKVIGTIVTVAGAMLMTLYKGHVINFIWSEHVHSQTSAPAATTGSSDKDWLKGSILLIIATLAWASFFILQAVTLRRYAAQLSLTSLVCFMGTLQSIAVTFVMEHKPSAWTIGWDMNLLAAAYAGIVSSGIAYYVQGLVMQKRGPVFVTAFSPLMMIIVAIMGSFILTEKIFLGGVLGAVLIVAGLYAVLWGKYREYIEKDCETTQGVIKENETNDIEMSAGSFPTSQPPRT, encoded by the exons atggagGGAAATGGATGTCTTGGAAGTTTTATTCAAAGGTGTAAGCCTTACATAGCCATGATATCCTTGCAATTTGGCTATGCTGGTATGAACATCATCACTAAGGTTTCTCTTAACAGAGGGATGAGTCATTACGTGCTCGTCGTCTACCGCCACGCCTTTGCCACTCTTGCTATTGCTCCTTTTGCTCTTGTTCTTGAGAG GAAAGTGAGGCCAAAGATTACCTTTCCTATGTTCATGCAAATCTTTGTTCTAGGTCTTCTTGG GCCTGTGATTGATCAAAACTTCTACTACGCTGGGCTGAAATTCACTTCACCAACCTTCTCTTGCGCCATGAGCAACATGCTACCCGCAATGACATTTGTGATGGCAGTTCTTTGCAG GATGGAGAAAGTGGACATAAAGAAAGTGAGATGCCAAGCGAAGGTGATTGGAACAATTGTAACTGTGGCTGGAGctatgttgatgacattgtATAAAGGTCATgtcatcaattttatttggtcTGAGCATGTCCATTCCCAAACATCTGCTCCTGCAGCCACCACTGGATCTTCTGACAAAGACTGGCTTAAGGGTTCCATTCTGCTCATTATTGCCACTCTTGCTTGGGCCTCATTCTTCATTCTCCAG GCAGTGACACTTAGGAGGTATGCAGCTCAGCTCTCACTTACTTCACTCGTGTGCTTTATGGGCACACTACAGTCCATAGCTGTCACCTTCGTTATGGAGCATAAGCCATCTGCTTGGACCATTGGTTGGGACATGAATCTTCTTGCTGCTGCTTATGCT GGAATTGTGTCATCAGGCATTGCATATTATGTTCAAGGACTTGTAATGCAGAAAAGAGGGCCTGTCTTTGTCACTGCTTTTAGCCCTTTGATGATGATCATAGTGGCAATCATGGGTTCTTTCATCCTTACTGAAAAGATTTTTCTTGGAGg TGTTCTTGGAGCTGTACTGATCGTAGCTGGATTGTACGCAGTTCTATGGGGAAAGTACAGGGAATACATAGAGAAAGATTGCGAGACAACCCAAGGAGTCATCAAGGAAAATGAAACAAATGACATTGAAATGTCAGCAGGCAGTTTTCCAACTTCACAGCCACCGAGAACTTAA